From a region of the Streptomyces sp. NBC_00193 genome:
- a CDS encoding PP2C family protein-serine/threonine phosphatase: protein MPVPVPRQRDIPGTESGPGATSSLTLLVIEDDPAGGLTVPEILDADGHRIRLRSARNLTEAARLLTPDVNCVLLDLALPHGPGAGSGSGDAAADPFGALRQVLRIAPRHAVLVLTAEDDAERAAEAVRVGAQDFLFRDELDGRLLSRAIRYAVERKRADIAQYKLAESKLRAQENARLERGLLPHPLLEGSDLRFAARYRPGRSRALLGGDFYDTVRTPDGTVHAMIGDVCGHGPDEAALGVELRIAWRALTLAGLCGDDLLATLQEVLEVERPCEEIFATLCTVDIAPDGRRAGLCLAGHPAPLISRPGRPARLLPYENSGPALGLLPRARWPRRQVELGGTWSLMLYTDGLIEGKIGQGKERLGQDGMVEMINRHLADGLSGEGLLEASVTEARRLNGGELTDDVAVVLLSRAEG from the coding sequence ACGTCGTCGCTCACCCTGCTGGTGATCGAGGACGACCCCGCCGGCGGCCTCACCGTCCCCGAGATCCTCGACGCCGACGGCCACCGCATCCGGCTGCGCAGCGCCCGCAACCTCACGGAGGCGGCCCGGCTGCTCACCCCGGACGTGAACTGCGTCCTGCTCGACCTCGCGCTCCCGCACGGACCCGGTGCCGGGTCCGGCTCCGGGGATGCCGCCGCCGATCCGTTCGGCGCGCTGCGCCAGGTACTGCGCATCGCCCCGCGGCACGCCGTGCTCGTGCTCACCGCCGAGGACGACGCGGAGCGCGCCGCGGAGGCCGTACGCGTGGGGGCCCAGGACTTCCTGTTCCGCGACGAGCTCGACGGGCGGCTGCTGAGCCGTGCCATCCGCTACGCGGTGGAGAGAAAACGGGCGGACATCGCCCAGTACAAGCTTGCAGAATCGAAACTGCGGGCCCAGGAGAACGCCCGGCTGGAGCGCGGGCTGCTCCCGCACCCGCTCCTGGAGGGTTCCGACCTCCGCTTCGCCGCCCGCTACCGCCCCGGCCGCAGCCGCGCGCTGCTCGGCGGGGACTTCTACGACACCGTGCGCACCCCCGACGGCACCGTCCACGCGATGATCGGCGACGTCTGCGGCCACGGCCCCGACGAGGCCGCCCTCGGCGTCGAGCTGCGCATCGCCTGGCGGGCGCTGACCCTGGCCGGCCTGTGCGGCGACGACCTGCTCGCAACCCTCCAGGAGGTCCTCGAGGTCGAGCGCCCCTGCGAGGAGATCTTCGCGACGCTCTGCACGGTGGACATCGCCCCGGACGGCCGGCGCGCGGGCCTGTGCCTGGCGGGCCATCCGGCACCGCTGATCTCCCGGCCGGGCCGCCCCGCGCGACTGCTCCCGTACGAGAACAGCGGCCCGGCGCTCGGCCTGCTGCCCCGGGCCCGCTGGCCGCGCCGCCAGGTGGAGCTGGGCGGCACGTGGAGCCTGATGCTCTACACCGACGGCCTGATCGAGGGCAAGATCGGTCAGGGCAAGGAGCGGCTGGGGCAGGACGGCATGGTCGAGATGATCAACCGCCACCTGGCCGACGGGCTGAGCGGCGAAGGCTTGCTCGAAGCCTCCGTGACCGAAGCCCGCCGCCTCAACGGCGGGGAGCTGACGGACGACGTCGCCGTCGTCCTGCTCTCCCGCGCCGAAGGCTGA